One genomic window of Deltaproteobacteria bacterium includes the following:
- a CDS encoding response regulator has translation METFSVLLVDDEEEFLRTIIKRLTKRGIEAVGATRGEQALELMAEFPRDVVVLDVKMPGMDGLEVLKRIKDQWPNTEVIMLTGHASVEAAVEGMDGGAFDYLMKPADFEDLLYKLEDAFRKKTLRDRGDRKQNENGTVGEN, from the coding sequence ATGGAAACATTTTCTGTCTTGCTGGTCGATGACGAGGAAGAATTCCTACGCACCATCATCAAGCGCCTGACCAAGCGCGGCATCGAGGCCGTCGGCGCCACCCGTGGCGAGCAGGCCCTGGAACTCATGGCCGAATTCCCTCGTGACGTGGTCGTTCTGGATGTCAAAATGCCGGGCATGGATGGCCTGGAGGTTCTCAAGCGCATCAAGGACCAATGGCCCAACACCGAGGTCATCATGCTAACCGGGCATGCCAGCGTCGAGGCCGCCGTGGAAGGCATGGACGGCGGGGCCTTCGACTACCTGATGAAGCCAGCGGATTTCGAGGATCTGCTCTACAAACTGGAGGACGCCTTCCGCAAAAAAACCCTGCGCGACCGGGGCGACAGGAAACAGAACGAAAACGGGACCGTCGGCGAGAACTGA
- a CDS encoding PAS domain-containing protein — protein sequence MAKNGTTLAPASTEAILESISDGVFTVDSSWRITFFNRAAEEITGVPKSEALGRLCSEVFRSSLCGDDCPLQRTLASGRPIIGSCGYIVTAQGERLPISVSTAVLRDETGRVIGGAETFRDLSEIDALKRELEGRYHVGELTSRSPRMHRLFGVLPAIAASPSTVLITGETGTGKELFARTIHSLSPQAGGPFIAVNCAALPDTLLESELFGHKAGAFTGAIRDRLGRFAQARGGTIFLDEIGEISPALQVRLLRVVQERTFEPLGASRTETTDARIIAATNRNLPDLIRSGEFREDLYYRINVVRLELPPLRERKEDIALLVDQFIRHFNQIQNRAVPGIDSEALSLFMAHHWPGNIRELENAVERAFILCGRDRIGIAHLPEELAPAARHEHADQLDTAHDLLDIQAIQEALERNGFNRLAAARELGIHKTTLFRRMKRLGMTAPARDGRSHRE from the coding sequence ATGGCGAAAAATGGAACCACCCTGGCCCCGGCATCCACCGAAGCCATCCTGGAAAGCATTTCCGATGGCGTGTTCACCGTGGATTCGAGCTGGCGCATCACGTTTTTCAATCGGGCGGCCGAGGAAATCACCGGCGTGCCCAAATCCGAGGCTCTGGGCCGGCTGTGCTCGGAAGTTTTTCGGTCCAGTCTGTGCGGCGACGACTGCCCGTTGCAACGCACCCTGGCCAGCGGGCGGCCGATTATCGGCTCGTGTGGGTATATCGTCACCGCCCAGGGCGAACGGCTGCCCATCAGCGTGTCCACCGCCGTGCTCCGCGACGAGACCGGCCGTGTCATCGGCGGCGCCGAAACCTTTCGCGACCTGTCCGAAATCGACGCCCTGAAGCGGGAGCTCGAAGGGCGCTATCATGTCGGCGAGCTGACCAGCCGCAGTCCGCGCATGCATCGGCTGTTCGGGGTTTTGCCGGCCATCGCGGCCAGTCCGAGCACTGTGCTGATCACCGGGGAGACGGGCACGGGCAAGGAGCTTTTCGCGAGGACGATCCATTCCCTGAGCCCCCAGGCCGGCGGCCCCTTCATTGCCGTGAATTGCGCGGCCCTGCCCGACACCCTGTTGGAGTCCGAATTGTTCGGGCACAAGGCCGGAGCCTTCACCGGGGCGATTCGGGATCGTCTGGGACGCTTTGCCCAGGCCCGGGGAGGGACCATCTTTCTGGATGAAATCGGGGAAATCAGCCCGGCCTTGCAGGTCCGCCTGCTGCGCGTGGTGCAGGAGCGCACCTTCGAACCTCTTGGGGCGTCCAGGACCGAAACCACGGATGCCCGGATCATCGCGGCCACCAACCGCAACTTGCCGGATCTGATCCGTTCGGGAGAATTTCGGGAGGATCTGTATTACCGGATCAACGTCGTCCGCTTGGAGCTGCCTCCCCTGCGTGAACGCAAGGAGGATATCGCCCTGCTGGTCGATCAGTTTATCCGGCATTTCAACCAGATCCAGAACCGCGCCGTGCCCGGCATTGATTCCGAGGCCTTGTCCCTGTTCATGGCGCACCATTGGCCGGGCAATATCCGCGAGCTGGAGAACGCTGTCGAAAGGGCGTTTATTCTTTGCGGCCGGGACCGGATCGGTATCGCCCATTTGCCCGAGGAACTGGCTCCCGCCGCGCGCCACGAGCATGCCGATCAATTGGACACGGCCCACGACTTGCTCGATATCCAGGCGATTCAGGAAGCCCTGGAGCGGAACGGTTTCAATCGACTGGCCGCGGCGCGCGAGCTTGGCATTCACAAGACCACGTTGTTTCGGCGCATGAAGCGTCTGGGTATGACCGCCCCGGCTCGGGATGGCCGGAGTCATCGGGAATAG